From a region of the Paenibacillus sp. R14(2021) genome:
- a CDS encoding catalase, whose translation MENNDNEMTLTNRQGHPISDNQNIRTVGSRGPSTLENYHYIEKLSHFDRERVPQRVVHARGAGAHGYFEAYGKVGDKPVSTYTRAKLFQEAGKQTPVFVRFSTVVHGGHSPETFRDPRGFATKFYTEEGNWDLVGNNIKIFFIRDPIKFPDMIHAFRPDPVNNLQNPEGMFDFVSNSPEALHMITFIFSPWGIPANYRQMQGSGVNTYKWVKSDGQAVLIKYHWEPKQGIKNLTQEEANAIQAKSISHATQDLYEAIERGEYPEWELCIQMMSDDEHAELDFDPLDDTKLWDHEKWPFLPVGKMVLNKNPDNFFAEVEQSAFGTGVLVDGLDFSDDKMLQGRTFSYSDTQRYRVGTNYLQLPINSPKSRVATNQRDGQMAYRVDKAPGQNPHVDYEPSSLDGLKEAVPSGKDHQPSYNAKLVRQAIDRTNDYKQAGETYRKFEDWERNELIGNLVGALKVCHPIIQEKMIEHFSKADPDYGARVRDGLSKASADPSHLGSDALREGAEVAEHAGRSTDAY comes from the coding sequence ATGGAAAATAATGATAATGAAATGACCCTGACGAACAGGCAAGGTCATCCAATCTCAGACAATCAAAACATTAGAACCGTCGGCAGCCGAGGGCCTTCCACGCTGGAAAACTATCATTACATCGAGAAGCTGTCCCATTTCGACCGGGAACGCGTCCCGCAGCGTGTCGTTCATGCCCGGGGCGCAGGTGCGCACGGATATTTTGAAGCCTACGGCAAAGTAGGCGACAAGCCAGTGTCTACGTATACGCGAGCTAAGCTTTTTCAGGAAGCCGGTAAGCAAACGCCTGTTTTTGTCCGGTTTTCTACGGTTGTACATGGCGGGCACTCGCCGGAGACATTCCGTGATCCGCGCGGGTTTGCAACCAAATTCTATACGGAAGAGGGCAACTGGGATCTGGTAGGCAACAATATCAAAATTTTCTTCATCCGCGATCCGATCAAATTTCCGGACATGATTCACGCGTTCCGACCGGATCCCGTCAATAATTTGCAGAATCCCGAGGGGATGTTTGATTTTGTCAGCAACAGCCCGGAAGCGCTGCACATGATTACGTTCATTTTCTCGCCGTGGGGAATCCCCGCCAACTATCGGCAAATGCAAGGTTCCGGGGTGAATACGTATAAATGGGTGAAAAGCGACGGGCAAGCCGTATTGATCAAGTACCATTGGGAGCCTAAGCAGGGTATCAAAAACCTGACCCAGGAAGAAGCCAACGCCATTCAGGCCAAATCAATTAGTCATGCTACGCAGGATCTCTATGAGGCGATTGAGCGCGGCGAGTACCCGGAATGGGAGCTGTGCATTCAAATGATGAGCGATGATGAACACGCCGAGCTCGATTTTGATCCGCTGGATGATACCAAGCTGTGGGATCATGAGAAATGGCCGTTTCTGCCGGTGGGCAAAATGGTGCTCAATAAGAACCCGGATAATTTCTTCGCGGAAGTGGAGCAATCGGCATTCGGCACGGGGGTGCTGGTCGATGGGCTGGATTTCTCCGATGACAAAATGCTGCAGGGTCGCACGTTCTCTTACTCCGACACGCAGCGCTACCGCGTAGGCACAAACTACTTGCAGCTGCCGATCAATTCGCCGAAGTCCAGAGTGGCCACGAACCAGCGCGATGGCCAAATGGCCTACCGCGTGGACAAAGCCCCAGGTCAAAACCCGCATGTGGACTATGAACCGTCGTCCTTGGACGGGCTGAAGGAAGCTGTGCCTAGCGGCAAGGATCATCAGCCTTCTTACAACGCCAAGCTTGTTCGACAAGCGATTGACCGGACGAATGATTACAAGCAAGCCGGGGAGACATACCGGAAATTCGAGGATTGGGAACGCAATGAGCTCATCGGCAATTTGGTCGGCGCGTTGAAAGTATGCCATCCCATCATCCAGGAAAAAATGATCGAGCACTTCTCCAAAGCCGACCCTGATTATGGAGCAAGGGTCAGAGACGGCTTGAGCAAGGCCTCCGCTGATCCAAGTCATCTCGGTTCCGATGCGCTTCGCGAAGGTGCTGAGGTGGCCGAGCATGCAGGCCGCTCGACAGACGCCTATTAA
- a CDS encoding DeoR/GlpR family DNA-binding transcription regulator, translating to MFAEERRQKILTLLHQEQRVLAKDLAEKFMLSIDSIRRDLTIMEEKGLLKKTHGGAIPAMKVRQAPQSPETRYGDGSPQGRAVAKAAVSYIREHDTVFIGSGSISYVLLALLPDHMPLTIVTNSMRVAEELREREWIDTYFIGGRIKPSGNITDSLANEFVRQFKFDISFATGGGVSEEGIFVATPEVAAFGRSVSAVSRRRIGITTHHSLGNDGFAKVGPIEDLDLLITDEDADPEAIERIRALGVQVIVAQTENS from the coding sequence CTGTTTGCCGAAGAACGCCGTCAGAAAATTCTTACGCTGCTTCACCAAGAACAGCGCGTATTAGCCAAGGATCTGGCAGAAAAATTCATGCTGTCCATTGATTCCATTCGCAGAGATTTGACCATTATGGAGGAAAAGGGGCTGCTCAAAAAAACTCATGGCGGCGCGATTCCGGCTATGAAGGTTCGACAAGCTCCCCAATCGCCTGAGACGCGGTACGGCGACGGTTCACCGCAGGGCCGAGCAGTTGCTAAAGCAGCCGTTTCGTATATCCGCGAGCATGATACCGTTTTTATCGGGAGTGGTTCGATTTCTTACGTGTTGTTAGCTCTTTTGCCGGATCACATGCCGCTGACAATCGTTACCAACAGTATGAGGGTTGCTGAAGAGCTGCGTGAACGGGAATGGATCGATACGTACTTTATCGGCGGTCGGATCAAGCCGTCCGGCAATATCACGGATTCGCTCGCGAATGAATTCGTTCGCCAATTCAAATTTGATATCAGCTTCGCGACTGGAGGAGGCGTATCAGAAGAGGGAATATTCGTGGCTACTCCGGAAGTTGCCGCCTTCGGGCGTTCGGTCTCTGCCGTTTCTCGCCGTCGAATCGGGATTACCACGCATCACTCGCTTGGAAACGACGGCTTTGCGAAGGTCGGCCCTATCGAGGATCTTGACTTGCTCATTACGGATGAGGATGCCGACCCCGAAGCGATTGAACGGATACGTGCGCTTGGCGTTCAAGTCATCGTGGCGCAGACGGAGAACAGCTAA
- a CDS encoding oxidoreductase, with amino-acid sequence MKQKVWFITGTARGFGMEIVKAVLAFGDRVFATVRGNPEVLVSKLGSPEGLYVAHVDITNDLQVKEAAKQAIDQFGVIDVLVNNAGYGLLSAVEEATDEEVRENFDTNVFGLLNVTRAVLPYMRKQGFGHIINISSLGGLTGLAGWGIYGATKFAVVGLTESLALELAPLGIHATVVAPGFFRTDFLDSSSLNRSGRVIYDYESTVGEVRGMAAQLNQHQRGNPTKLAEAILKIAAADKPPVHLPLGKDTIAKFREKTANFEREIDEWHDVITMTDYEDA; translated from the coding sequence ATGAAGCAGAAGGTTTGGTTCATTACGGGCACAGCCAGAGGCTTTGGAATGGAAATCGTGAAGGCGGTGCTGGCTTTTGGGGACCGCGTGTTTGCGACTGTTCGCGGCAATCCTGAGGTGCTGGTCAGCAAATTAGGCAGTCCCGAGGGTTTGTATGTCGCGCACGTGGATATTACGAATGATCTTCAAGTGAAAGAAGCCGCCAAGCAAGCGATTGACCAGTTTGGTGTAATTGACGTCTTGGTCAATAATGCCGGTTATGGACTTCTTAGTGCAGTTGAAGAAGCAACAGATGAGGAAGTGCGGGAAAACTTCGATACGAACGTGTTCGGTTTGTTAAATGTAACAAGAGCCGTTCTTCCCTATATGCGCAAGCAAGGATTCGGCCATATTATTAATATCTCGTCCCTTGGCGGGTTGACCGGCCTTGCCGGATGGGGGATATATGGAGCGACCAAGTTTGCGGTGGTAGGTTTAACGGAATCGTTAGCGCTGGAGCTCGCGCCCCTCGGGATTCATGCAACCGTTGTCGCGCCGGGCTTTTTCCGTACCGATTTTCTAGACTCGTCTTCGTTAAACCGTTCAGGCCGCGTGATTTACGATTATGAATCGACCGTCGGCGAGGTCCGAGGCATGGCGGCACAACTCAACCAGCACCAACGCGGAAATCCCACGAAGCTGGCCGAAGCCATCCTGAAGATAGCCGCTGCCGATAAACCGCCCGTTCATCTGCCGCTCGGTAAAGATACGATTGCTAAATTCAGAGAGAAAACAGCTAATTTCGAGCGGGAAATCGATGAGTGGCACGATGTCATTACGATGACGGATTACGAAGATGCCTAG
- a CDS encoding YjgB family protein yields MTNIKQKSIRKWSTISLAAAISIGALSAVTPAHAATPVTAKPSQAAAAVVKENGPAYIKSILALAKQGKVPKTKFISGKTLISEVHKVWGKPELSGGGYETYNFGMGQGAYAVGISSKTGVIFDLRDFGQSIDPSVGIKSMTFKSVIATLGMPKEVRFNGNDKIYLYPAGDHQLKFVGPMTAPAGKTAHIDHINVYTPKADK; encoded by the coding sequence ATGACAAATATAAAACAAAAGTCAATTCGCAAGTGGTCCACAATAAGCTTGGCAGCAGCGATCTCCATCGGCGCATTATCGGCCGTAACGCCTGCCCACGCAGCAACCCCTGTAACGGCTAAGCCTTCGCAAGCCGCAGCAGCCGTCGTGAAGGAAAACGGCCCGGCCTATATCAAAAGCATTCTCGCTCTCGCCAAACAAGGCAAAGTACCAAAAACCAAATTCATATCCGGCAAAACGCTTATCTCCGAAGTGCATAAAGTGTGGGGCAAGCCTGAACTTTCCGGCGGCGGCTATGAGACCTATAATTTCGGAATGGGACAAGGCGCATACGCAGTCGGCATTAGCAGCAAGACAGGCGTCATCTTCGATCTCCGTGATTTCGGTCAGAGCATCGACCCTTCCGTGGGTATTAAATCGATGACCTTCAAGTCCGTTATTGCCACTCTCGGCATGCCGAAGGAAGTCAGATTTAACGGCAACGATAAAATCTACCTCTACCCTGCTGGCGATCACCAGCTGAAATTCGTAGGACCGATGACGGCTCCCGCAGGCAAAACGGCTCACATCGACCACATTAACGTATACACGCCGAAAGCCGATAAATAA
- a CDS encoding PLP-dependent aminotransferase family protein, with translation MEWKPDSSSDTPLYKQIAEFLRSKISLGEWAIGTKIPSQRELAALFKVNRSTIVAALGELIAEGLLAGNTRGGTKVINHTWNLIAASPPPDWSDYAQAGAYYPNQPAVQLINRAEFQPGVVRLGTGELSPELLPAEEMNRMLEESSGHPFTLGYEEPAGNVTLRQNIAAYLKGIGIRTSASNILIVSGALQGLHLISTGLLHRGSTILVEKPSYLYSVHVFQSSAIKFIGLPMDEEGLQTKLISRYRSGYNASLLYTVPSFHNPTGCLMTEPRRQQLMQVCADEGLPIIEDDVYRELWFDSPPPLPLKARDPNALVLYLGSLSKTLSPGLRIGWVVAPEPVIERLADIKMQQDYGSSSLSQWVAAKWLGSGMYETHLTDVRAQLKRRRDLTLQLLHEYFSEIAVWTVPAGGFYVWLRFTVDLPMQLLFDRALKQGILINPGSIYDRNAGGCLRISYAYASLSELEWGLARLAELARMLLVKS, from the coding sequence GTGGAATGGAAACCGGATTCCTCATCCGATACCCCGTTATATAAACAGATTGCTGAATTTCTGCGCAGCAAAATTTCGCTCGGCGAATGGGCCATAGGCACGAAAATCCCTTCGCAGCGCGAACTTGCAGCGCTGTTCAAGGTGAATCGAAGCACGATCGTCGCCGCGCTCGGCGAATTGATCGCCGAAGGCTTACTGGCAGGCAACACGCGCGGGGGAACGAAGGTTATCAACCATACATGGAATCTGATCGCCGCATCGCCGCCGCCGGATTGGAGCGATTACGCGCAAGCCGGCGCATATTACCCGAATCAGCCCGCTGTCCAGCTTATTAACCGCGCGGAATTTCAACCTGGCGTCGTTCGTCTCGGCACGGGGGAGCTGTCGCCTGAGCTGCTGCCTGCGGAAGAAATGAACCGGATGCTGGAGGAAAGCTCAGGCCATCCGTTCACGCTCGGTTACGAAGAACCTGCCGGAAATGTGACCCTTCGACAGAATATAGCTGCCTATTTGAAGGGAATCGGCATTCGGACATCCGCATCCAACATCCTGATCGTATCCGGTGCCCTTCAAGGCCTGCACCTCATTTCGACGGGTCTGCTGCATCGCGGATCTACTATACTGGTCGAGAAGCCTTCCTACTTGTATTCCGTCCACGTCTTTCAATCGAGTGCCATTAAATTCATCGGGCTGCCCATGGACGAAGAGGGCTTGCAGACCAAGCTGATCAGCCGATATCGGAGCGGCTATAACGCGTCGCTGTTATATACCGTTCCGTCTTTCCATAATCCGACGGGTTGCTTGATGACAGAGCCAAGGCGGCAGCAATTGATGCAAGTCTGTGCGGATGAGGGGCTGCCAATCATTGAGGATGATGTGTACCGGGAGCTCTGGTTCGATTCGCCGCCGCCGCTGCCGCTGAAGGCAAGAGACCCGAACGCGCTTGTGCTCTATTTGGGCAGCTTGTCCAAGACGCTGAGTCCGGGCCTCCGCATCGGCTGGGTTGTCGCCCCCGAGCCTGTCATCGAACGGTTGGCTGACATCAAGATGCAGCAGGATTACGGTTCGAGCTCGCTCTCGCAATGGGTTGCGGCCAAATGGCTCGGAAGCGGCATGTATGAGACGCATTTAACGGATGTAAGAGCGCAGCTGAAACGACGCAGAGACTTGACCCTGCAGCTATTACACGAATATTTCTCCGAAATCGCTGTCTGGACCGTACCCGCGGGAGGCTTTTACGTGTGGCTTCGGTTTACGGTGGACCTGCCGATGCAGCTGCTGTTTGACCGTGCGCTGAAGCAGGGCATTCTCATCAACCCCGGCTCGATCTACGATCGAAATGCCGGCGGCTGCTTGCGAATTTCTTATGCCTATGCGAGTCTAAGCGAGCTTGAATGGGGGCTTGCCAGGTTGGCGGAGCTTGCGAGGATGCTGCTGGTCAAATCATAA
- a CDS encoding LysE/ArgO family amino acid transporter produces MMNVVLHGVLLGFGLIVPVGAQNMFVFNQGANQSSYAKALPVIVAASLCDTLLIGAAVTGVSLVVLTFAWLQTALYGIGFIFLAYMGRVLWRSKTAGSSSPQTYGSRKQILFALSVSLLNPHAILDTIGVIGINSLRYDGMDKWAFTLTLILVSWVWFFGVAFAGRQIGKRDPHGRFLFILNRISACIIWGLAVYMGLQFL; encoded by the coding sequence TTGATGAACGTGGTTCTGCATGGTGTACTGCTCGGATTCGGGCTCATAGTGCCTGTTGGCGCGCAAAATATGTTCGTGTTTAACCAAGGGGCTAACCAATCTTCTTACGCGAAGGCGCTGCCCGTTATCGTTGCGGCGTCTCTCTGCGATACGCTGCTGATTGGTGCTGCGGTGACAGGCGTCTCGCTTGTTGTACTCACCTTCGCTTGGCTGCAGACGGCTCTCTATGGGATCGGATTTATTTTCTTGGCTTATATGGGCCGGGTGCTGTGGAGAAGCAAGACCGCGGGATCCTCTTCCCCGCAAACCTATGGTTCGAGGAAACAGATCCTATTTGCCCTATCCGTATCGCTGCTGAATCCACATGCCATCCTGGATACGATCGGCGTTATCGGTATTAATTCCTTGCGATATGACGGGATGGACAAGTGGGCGTTCACACTGACGCTTATACTCGTATCATGGGTATGGTTCTTCGGAGTCGCATTTGCGGGGCGACAGATCGGGAAGCGCGACCCACATGGACGCTTCCTCTTCATATTGAATCGGATCTCCGCATGTATTATCTGGGGATTAGCCGTCTATATGGGCTTGCAGTTCCTATGA
- the msrA gene encoding peptide-methionine (S)-S-oxide reductase MsrA, with translation MEQKATFAGGCFWCMVSPFEEQPGIHGILSGYMGGTLENPTYEQVYTGETGHYEVVQITFDPEVFPYEKLLELYWPQIDPTDAVGQYNDRKSQYRAAIFYHNEEQRRLAEASKEELARSGRFDKPIVTEINEASDFYPAEEYHQNYHSKNPKSYKEDRIASGRDAFIEKHWK, from the coding sequence ATGGAACAAAAAGCAACGTTTGCCGGAGGCTGCTTCTGGTGCATGGTCAGTCCGTTCGAAGAACAGCCGGGTATTCACGGCATTCTATCCGGATACATGGGTGGAACGCTGGAGAATCCGACGTACGAGCAAGTCTATACGGGCGAAACCGGCCATTACGAAGTGGTGCAAATCACGTTCGACCCGGAAGTCTTCCCTTATGAGAAGCTGCTGGAGCTGTATTGGCCGCAGATCGATCCTACGGATGCCGTCGGTCAATACAATGATCGCAAGAGCCAATACCGCGCCGCGATCTTTTATCATAACGAAGAACAACGCCGTCTCGCCGAGGCATCCAAGGAAGAGCTCGCAAGAAGCGGCCGTTTCGATAAACCAATCGTGACGGAGATTAACGAAGCATCTGACTTCTATCCCGCGGAGGAATATCACCAGAATTATCACAGCAAGAATCCGAAATCCTACAAGGAAGATCGGATTGCGTCCGGCCGCGATGCCTTCATCGAGAAGCACTGGAAGTAA